The Metamycoplasma phocicerebrale genome includes a region encoding these proteins:
- the recA gene encoding recombinase RecA yields the protein MEKEKKKENNFLLENKLLNETLKEIEKKFGKESIMVLGEGVDIIPKTFSSGSLWIDNILGIGGWPRGRVIEIFGPESSGKTTLALHAIAEVQKQGGVAAFIDAEHSIDPIYAKNLGVNINNLILSQPSSGEEALEIVDTLAKSGAFDLIVVDSVAALVPEVELNGEIKEQTIGAQARLMSKALRKITGTLSKNETSVIFLNQIREKIGVMFGNPETTSGGKALKFYASIRLEVRKSQNITYNGDITGNLIKCKVVKNKLAPPYKTAQIEIVFSKGISKITEIITMAEEFCIINRKGSWYSYNNENIAQGQVNLALLLQTNKELYNEIYNLVIEKLNEN from the coding sequence ATGGAAAAAGAAAAGAAAAAAGAAAATAATTTTTTATTAGAAAATAAATTATTAAACGAAACATTAAAAGAAATTGAAAAAAAGTTTGGCAAGGAATCTATTATGGTTTTGGGAGAAGGTGTAGATATTATTCCTAAAACATTTAGTTCTGGGTCTTTGTGAATTGATAATATTCTTGGAATAGGTGGTTGACCTAGAGGACGAGTAATAGAAATTTTTGGGCCAGAAAGTAGTGGAAAAACTACTTTAGCTTTGCATGCTATTGCTGAAGTTCAAAAACAAGGGGGGGTTGCAGCATTTATTGATGCTGAACATTCAATCGATCCTATTTATGCAAAAAATTTAGGAGTTAATATTAATAATTTAATATTATCACAACCTAGTTCAGGAGAAGAAGCATTAGAGATTGTAGATACTCTAGCTAAAAGCGGAGCATTCGACTTAATTGTAGTAGATTCAGTTGCAGCATTAGTACCAGAAGTTGAACTAAATGGCGAAATTAAGGAACAAACAATAGGCGCTCAAGCTCGTTTAATGTCTAAAGCTTTGCGTAAAATTACTGGTACACTTTCAAAAAACGAAACTTCAGTAATCTTTTTAAATCAAATTAGAGAAAAAATAGGGGTTATGTTTGGAAATCCAGAAACAACATCAGGAGGAAAAGCTTTAAAATTTTATGCTTCAATAAGATTGGAAGTAAGAAAATCACAAAATATAACATATAATGGTGATATTACTGGAAATTTAATAAAATGTAAAGTTGTAAAAAATAAACTAGCCCCACCATATAAGACGGCACAAATTGAAATTGTATTTTCTAAAGGTATATCAAAAATTACCGAAATAATAACTATGGCAGAAGAATTTTGTATTATCAATAGAAAGGGCTCTTGATATAGTTATAATAATGAAAATATAGCACAAGGACAAGTAAATCTTGCCTTGCTATTGCAAACAAATAAAGAATTATATAATGAAATATATAATTTAGTAATTGAAAAACTAAATGAAAATTAA
- a CDS encoding TIGR00282 family metallophosphoesterase — MKKENLNILFLGDIFGTPGITFVEKQIKKIIKENDIDFVIAQAENVSGRKGFIPKHYNRLKSMGINAFTLGNHVWAKEQIKEIINNDDLIRPININEGYPGKGIRIFEIKGNKVAIMSFMGITFNPLLSPWKQDSANNFFDKFDEAYESNKADYYIIDFHAETTSEKSVFGLYVDGKADALIGTHTHIQTNDAKILPKGSYYLTDAGMCGPRDCAIGSNFEEVYKKMRYDSKLPFKVSDNKCELNGVIFTLTKNKNNKQIKLINILED; from the coding sequence ATGAAAAAAGAAAATTTAAATATTTTATTTTTGGGAGATATATTTGGAACTCCTGGAATTACTTTTGTAGAAAAACAAATTAAAAAAATAATAAAAGAAAATGACATTGATTTTGTTATTGCTCAAGCTGAAAACGTTTCAGGAAGAAAGGGTTTTATTCCAAAACACTATAACCGTTTAAAATCTATGGGAATTAATGCTTTTACTTTGGGAAATCATGTTTGAGCCAAAGAACAAATTAAAGAAATTATTAATAATGATGATTTAATAAGACCTATCAACATTAATGAAGGATATCCTGGGAAAGGAATTAGAATCTTTGAAATAAAAGGAAATAAAGTAGCCATAATGTCTTTTATGGGAATTACTTTTAATCCTTTATTAAGCCCATGAAAACAAGATTCGGCCAATAACTTTTTTGACAAATTTGATGAAGCGTATGAATCAAATAAAGCAGATTATTATATTATAGATTTTCATGCCGAAACAACTTCAGAAAAATCAGTATTTGGTTTATATGTTGATGGTAAGGCTGATGCTTTAATTGGTACTCACACTCACATTCAAACAAATGATGCAAAAATATTGCCAAAAGGTTCTTATTATTTAACAGATGCTGGAATGTGTGGACCAAGAGACTGTGCAATAGGATCTAATTTTGAAGAAGTATATAAAAAAATGCGATACGATTCAAAATTACCTTTTAAGGTTTCAGATAACAAATGTGAATTAAATGGAGTAATTTTTACTTTAACTAAAAACAAAAACAACAAACAAATTAAATTAATTAACATATTGGAGGATTAA
- a CDS encoding transcription antitermination factor NusB, which yields MEENNKNLFLWKRYKFRKNIINYIYQFELFDRELNSEEIINNELNDINNKEIQTLKIIESKYLIISNIAKNYISKDWEWKRISPLTRAILIFGIYEMTYNEPKIVINEMINISKIFSPNEDYKFINKILDLVSKNIINK from the coding sequence ATGGAGGAAAACAATAAAAATCTTTTTTTATGAAAAAGATATAAATTTAGAAAAAATATTATTAATTATATTTATCAATTTGAATTGTTTGATAGGGAATTAAATTCAGAAGAAATAATAAATAACGAATTAAATGATATAAACAACAAAGAAATACAAACCTTAAAAATAATAGAATCAAAATATTTAATTATTAGTAATATTGCAAAAAATTATATTTCAAAAGATTGAGAATGAAAACGTATAAGTCCATTAACAAGAGCAATTTTAATTTTTGGTATATACGAAATGACATATAATGAGCCAAAAATAGTTATTAATGAAATGATTAATATTTCAAAAATATTTTCTCCAAACGAAGATTATAAATTTATTAATAAAATATTAGATTTAGTATCAAAAAATATAATAAATAAATAA
- a CDS encoding TlyA family RNA methyltransferase, producing MKKTLKELLKLNFNFEDDKEIDSIVMQGKVIVNNEKILLSSLKFPENVKIRIINHKIPYVSRGAFKLKEALKQFKVDVNNKICLDIGSSTGGFVQVLLEAGASKVFALDSGTNQLDYSLRINEKVIVYEKTNIKNILSSMFNEKIDLITCDVSFISLKYVFEACSKTFEKIDNLIVLIKPQFEASSKYVEQGGFVKEEHHNFIINRVLEYANNYGFKLLNPIVKSPILGDKSKNIEYLANFQKGDTNEY from the coding sequence ATGAAAAAAACATTAAAAGAACTTTTAAAACTTAATTTTAATTTTGAAGATGATAAAGAAATAGATTCAATAGTGATGCAAGGCAAAGTAATAGTAAATAATGAAAAAATACTATTATCCAGTCTTAAATTTCCTGAAAATGTAAAAATAAGAATAATAAACCATAAAATACCTTATGTTTCAAGAGGGGCTTTTAAACTAAAAGAGGCTCTTAAACAATTTAAAGTAGATGTTAATAACAAAATTTGTTTAGATATTGGCTCTTCGACTGGCGGCTTTGTTCAAGTGTTATTAGAAGCAGGGGCTTCTAAAGTTTTTGCTTTAGATTCTGGAACAAACCAATTGGATTATTCTTTAAGAATTAATGAAAAAGTTATTGTTTATGAAAAAACTAATATTAAAAATATATTATCTTCAATGTTTAATGAAAAAATTGATTTAATTACATGCGACGTGTCTTTTATAAGTTTAAAGTATGTTTTTGAAGCTTGTTCTAAGACGTTTGAAAAAATTGACAATCTTATTGTTTTAATAAAACCACAATTTGAAGCAAGTAGCAAATATGTTGAACAAGGTGGTTTTGTAAAAGAAGAACACCACAATTTTATTATTAATAGAGTTTTAGAATATGCAAATAATTATGGTTTTAAATTATTAAATCCTATTGTAAAAAGCCCAATACTGGGAGATAAATCAAAAAACATTGAATATTTAGCAAATTTTCAAAAAGGAGATACAAATGAATATTAA
- a CDS encoding aminotransferase class V-fold PLP-dependent enzyme, translating into MNIKKIKNLFPMFKNNKKIVYLDNAALAFKPKSVINKGIEFYEKYSISTRTADSILGYKMANDLLDVRKKIANFIDSKPNEVIFNSGSTEGLNTIAKMLSNIFNEGEIIFSYYNHSSAIVPFLENFKNKNFKVLYFSAEEEIINAINSQTKIVVIPQITNNFQMKYNFKKIYEKCKKYNVILINDAAQAVVHEKVSLKLSDVIVFSGNKLYGPTGIGALIIKEELLNKLLPQKWGGGQVQDIYDSWNWNPRNTIGKWEPGTANFAGILQLGEAIDFFTNYDLKCIKDHEKEIANYAYDKLLSVNNIKIDSKRGDNIILFNIENIPSQEVAYYLGKRNIYVRAGAFCAYKFKEIKKLTNSYVRVSLAMYNTKKDIDILVEELKKGGNFIEIF; encoded by the coding sequence ATGAATATTAAAAAAATTAAAAATTTATTTCCAATGTTTAAAAATAATAAAAAGATTGTTTATTTAGATAACGCGGCTTTAGCTTTTAAACCTAAAAGCGTTATAAATAAAGGAATTGAATTTTATGAAAAATATTCAATTTCTACTAGAACCGCCGATTCAATTTTAGGATATAAAATGGCTAATGATTTACTAGATGTAAGAAAAAAAATAGCTAATTTTATAGATTCGAAACCAAATGAAGTTATTTTTAATTCTGGCTCTACAGAAGGATTAAATACTATTGCTAAAATGTTATCAAATATTTTTAATGAAGGAGAAATTATATTTAGTTATTATAACCATTCTTCTGCTATTGTTCCTTTTTTAGAAAACTTTAAAAATAAAAATTTTAAAGTTTTATATTTTTCTGCTGAAGAAGAAATAATTAATGCTATTAATTCTCAAACCAAAATTGTTGTTATACCTCAAATTACTAATAATTTTCAAATGAAATATAATTTCAAAAAAATTTATGAAAAATGTAAAAAATACAATGTCATTTTAATTAATGATGCAGCACAAGCAGTGGTTCATGAAAAAGTAAGTTTAAAATTAAGTGATGTTATTGTGTTTTCTGGAAATAAACTTTACGGACCAACAGGAATAGGGGCTTTAATAATAAAAGAAGAATTGTTAAATAAACTTTTACCACAAAAATGAGGAGGCGGACAAGTTCAAGATATTTATGATTCTTGAAATTGAAATCCTAGAAATACTATAGGCAAATGAGAACCGGGGACAGCTAATTTTGCCGGAATTTTGCAATTAGGCGAAGCTATTGATTTCTTTACAAATTATGATTTAAAATGCATTAAAGATCACGAAAAAGAGATAGCTAATTATGCTTATGATAAATTATTATCCGTAAATAATATTAAAATCGATTCTAAAAGAGGAGACAATATTATTTTATTTAATATAGAAAACATTCCTTCTCAAGAAGTTGCTTACTATTTAGGCAAAAGAAATATATATGTTAGGGCGGGTGCTTTTTGTGCCTACAAATTTAAAGAAATAAAAAAATTAACAAATTCATATGTAAGAGTATCTTTAGCTATGTATAATACAAAAAAAGATATAGATATATTGGTAGAAGAATTAAAAAAAGGAGGTAATTTTATTGAAATCTTTTAA
- a CDS encoding iron-sulfur cluster assembly scaffold protein: MKSFNNIEKQQVIFNAYSSPKYSLKEKKEGGIIEHSSICVDEINLYLNFKNDNLIEAKYFATGCAVFISSIEIMIKNLLNKSKKEISIILNNYFNMINQNEYDKSIELNDLLVFENVKAHLNRLECASIIYRAFKKGING, translated from the coding sequence TTGAAATCTTTTAATAATATTGAAAAACAACAAGTAATATTTAATGCTTATTCTAGTCCTAAATACTCTTTAAAAGAAAAAAAAGAAGGCGGGATTATAGAGCATTCATCTATTTGTGTTGATGAGATTAATTTATATTTAAATTTTAAAAATGATAATTTAATAGAGGCTAAGTATTTTGCTACTGGGTGCGCAGTTTTTATTTCAAGTATTGAAATAATGATTAAAAATTTATTAAATAAATCAAAAAAAGAAATATCTATTATTTTAAATAATTACTTTAACATGATTAATCAAAATGAATATGATAAATCTATAGAATTAAATGATTTATTGGTTTTTGAAAATGTAAAAGCTCATTTAAATAGATTAGAATGTGCCTCAATAATTTATAGAGCTTTTAAGAAGGGTATTAATGGCTAA
- a CDS encoding Y-family DNA polymerase → MAKIIFHIDMDAFFVSCERAKNNSLINKPIVIASNLKRAIISAASYEVKNLGFKTGDPFYKVKKVIKDLVIIEPHYDLYSMMSTKIFEFIENNFSKDLEIYSIDECYIDVTQKYKKYGSPENMAKEIQKSILLHFQIPCSIGISYTKFLAKMSTNKAKTFGIVETKKEDIPSYFYNLPINKIFGIGRANAPKLNNAGIYTYEDLLNCKNDVLLRKIFGKNYYYLIGDLKGENEKNQHVLSKTVKSISNSETFMINDSNNYLFVINELKKIINNIVNRANDLNLECKEISISLRTQEKNWLKKSKTLPNWTNDFEVLWQYALNLFNTLWNDEYIRGVGGSLSYLKSIFDNNKTINLFEQEKLSKIDRIINNSNYRFGKNLLKTGAQYLKEKSAQQENIKFLRKNKKPYNKKINLEE, encoded by the coding sequence ATGGCTAAAATAATTTTTCATATTGACATGGATGCCTTTTTTGTAAGTTGTGAAAGAGCAAAAAATAACTCTTTAATAAATAAGCCCATAGTAATAGCATCAAACTTAAAAAGGGCTATTATTTCTGCAGCCTCATATGAAGTAAAAAACTTGGGTTTTAAAACAGGAGACCCTTTTTATAAAGTAAAAAAAGTAATAAAAGATCTTGTTATTATTGAACCTCACTACGATTTATATTCAATGATGTCTACTAAAATTTTTGAATTTATTGAAAACAATTTTTCTAAAGATTTAGAAATATATTCTATAGATGAATGTTATATAGATGTTACTCAAAAATATAAAAAATATGGAAGCCCTGAGAATATGGCTAAAGAAATTCAAAAGTCTATACTTTTACACTTTCAAATTCCATGTTCAATAGGAATTTCTTATACAAAATTTTTGGCAAAAATGTCCACAAATAAAGCTAAGACTTTTGGTATTGTGGAAACTAAAAAAGAGGATATACCTTCTTATTTTTATAATTTACCTATTAACAAAATTTTTGGAATAGGCAGAGCAAATGCTCCTAAATTAAATAATGCAGGAATTTATACATATGAAGATTTATTGAATTGCAAAAACGATGTTTTGTTAAGAAAAATATTTGGTAAAAATTATTATTATTTAATAGGAGACTTAAAAGGAGAAAACGAAAAAAACCAACATGTTTTAAGCAAAACAGTTAAAAGTATAAGCAATTCAGAAACCTTTATGATTAATGATTCTAATAATTATTTATTTGTAATAAATGAATTAAAAAAAATTATTAATAATATTGTAAATAGAGCAAATGATTTAAATCTTGAATGTAAAGAAATTTCTATATCATTAAGAACGCAGGAAAAAAATTGATTAAAAAAGAGCAAAACGCTTCCTAATTGAACAAATGACTTTGAGGTTTTATGGCAATATGCTTTAAATTTATTTAATACTTTATGGAATGATGAATACATTAGAGGTGTCGGAGGGTCTTTATCTTATTTAAAATCGATATTTGATAATAATAAAACTATAAACCTTTTTGAGCAAGAAAAATTATCTAAAATTGATAGAATAATAAATAATAGTAATTATCGTTTTGGAAAAAATTTATTAAAAACAGGAGCACAATATTTAAAAGAAAAAAGCGCTCAACAAGAAAATATTAAATTTTTAAGAAAAAATAAAAAACCTTATAATAAAAAAATCAATTTGGAGGAATAA
- a CDS encoding nicotinate-nucleotide adenylyltransferase, with amino-acid sequence MKIGIYGGSFNPIHKGHIELAKYAIKHLKLDSLYFVPTNKNPLKKECHYADNNHRINMINLILEEKMFVSEFETKRRGVSYTIDTVKYFRSKFPNDDILFFIGTDNIPLLNKWKEIEKISKNVKLVAFNRGNKFSKLNVKKYNVQILDNPINNFSSTKYREGHLDQVPEIIQEYIGNNFLYFDEISKGILFDKKDKEKQFRYFHLGWTAEFAANLAKHLNCKIKDAYQAGLAHDITKNWTINESYNFLKKYGYNETNLEPYKLHQTTAYFWLRDIYKYNNENVLQAIKKHTSLDFELNLLDKILYVADKISKGRKWEGIEKIRKLCFQDFDKAFKYIVSRTEKYESQVRGHNFSNEQKEIYKKWGN; translated from the coding sequence ATGAAAATAGGTATTTATGGTGGTAGTTTCAATCCTATTCACAAGGGACATATTGAATTGGCAAAATATGCTATTAAACATTTAAAACTGGATAGTTTATATTTTGTTCCAACAAATAAAAATCCTCTTAAAAAAGAATGTCATTATGCCGATAACAATCACAGAATAAACATGATTAATTTAATTTTAGAAGAAAAAATGTTTGTAAGTGAATTTGAAACTAAAAGAAGGGGTGTTTCATATACAATCGATACCGTAAAGTATTTTAGATCTAAGTTTCCAAATGATGATATTTTATTTTTTATTGGAACAGATAATATTCCCTTGCTAAACAAATGAAAAGAAATTGAAAAAATATCTAAGAATGTAAAATTAGTTGCATTTAATAGAGGAAATAAATTTTCAAAATTAAATGTAAAAAAATATAATGTACAAATTTTAGATAATCCTATTAATAATTTTTCATCTACTAAATATAGAGAGGGGCACTTAGACCAAGTTCCAGAAATAATTCAAGAATATATTGGAAACAACTTTTTATATTTTGATGAAATATCTAAAGGTATTTTATTTGATAAAAAAGATAAAGAAAAACAATTTAGATATTTTCATCTCGGATGAACCGCTGAATTTGCAGCTAATTTAGCAAAACATCTTAATTGCAAAATTAAAGATGCATATCAAGCAGGTTTGGCTCATGATATTACTAAAAACTGAACAATAAATGAATCTTATAATTTCTTAAAAAAATATGGGTATAATGAAACTAATCTTGAACCATATAAACTACATCAAACAACCGCCTATTTTTGATTGAGAGATATTTATAAATATAATAATGAAAATGTTTTACAAGCAATTAAAAAACACACTTCTTTAGATTTTGAATTGAATCTATTAGATAAAATATTATATGTAGCCGATAAAATAAGCAAAGGTCGGAAATGGGAAGGTATTGAAAAAATTAGAAAACTTTGTTTTCAAGATTTTGACAAAGCTTTTAAATATATTGTTTCAAGAACTGAAAAATATGAAAGCCAAGTTCGAGGTCATAATTTTTCTAATGAGCAAAAAGAAATATACAAAAAGTGAGGCAATTAA
- a CDS encoding IS30 family transposase, with protein MNYKAFKKYFHISYEERFFIKKLMDNGYSIRKIARRLRRSPSTISREIKRNLDLTGNYDSCAANIKSFKRHSHKYMFKFNVNFSYKEFTNIFIQKYDKKFFGIKSTYHYIKTNFKIKLPSLRTVFNWIKSNQWTIKKHNRLRSFYKKGGKRTASVVSRLVTSASYVFPIWTRPKSIDLRQEYGHWEADLVIGKRSTGFRNILTLTERKTRIGFATFVLSKSGYEINTQLRKLIKENSLIVKSITIDNGIEFEKIGILAKWLKIKIYRAEPYASFQRGSNENWNGLIRREYKKGFNFNTINIETLQNISNKINEMPREILGWKSSKELFLKENYI; from the coding sequence ATGAATTATAAAGCATTTAAAAAATATTTTCACATTTCTTATGAAGAAAGATTTTTTATCAAAAAATTAATGGATAATGGCTATTCAATACGAAAAATTGCTAGACGATTACGCAGAAGTCCTTCAACCATTTCTAGAGAAATAAAAAGAAATCTTGATTTAACTGGAAATTATGATTCTTGTGCAGCAAATATAAAATCGTTTAAAAGACATTCTCATAAATATATGTTTAAATTTAATGTTAATTTTAGCTATAAAGAATTTACTAACATTTTTATTCAAAAATATGACAAAAAGTTTTTTGGTATAAAATCAACATATCACTATATTAAAACTAATTTTAAAATTAAATTACCATCACTAAGAACTGTTTTTAATTGGATAAAAAGCAATCAATGAACAATTAAAAAACATAATAGATTAAGGAGTTTTTATAAAAAGGGCGGCAAACGAACAGCTTCAGTTGTAAGCAGATTAGTTACAAGCGCTAGCTATGTTTTTCCGATTTGAACTAGACCTAAATCTATAGATTTAAGACAAGAATATGGTCATTGAGAAGCTGATCTAGTAATTGGCAAGCGCAGCACTGGTTTCAGAAATATTTTAACTTTAACAGAACGAAAAACAAGAATAGGCTTTGCAACATTTGTTTTAAGTAAATCAGGTTATGAAATTAATACTCAACTACGCAAGCTAATAAAAGAAAATAGTTTAATTGTTAAAAGTATAACAATTGACAATGGTATAGAATTTGAAAAAATAGGAATATTAGCCAAATGATTAAAAATAAAAATTTATCGAGCTGAACCTTATGCATCATTTCAACGTGGTTCAAATGAAAATTGAAATGGTTTAATTAGAAGGGAATATAAAAAAGGTTTTAACTTTAATACAATCAACATTGAAACATTACAAAATATTTCAAATAAAATAAATGAAATGCCAAGAGAAATACTTGGTTGAAAATCTTCAAAAGAACTATTTTTAAAAGAAAATTACATCTAA
- a CDS encoding ABC transporter permease: MHATNGLFREQIKIDNNATLKKGPIRSYLKVIIWILIIAAFIGSIFIINFSFAKNGWSLFFKNWKDFFSPSSFSNLYKENLFLISIKFLWNSVKIVFLSTTLGLFFAFITSYFANYKTNSKYIAIPVKILVIFLRIFPELFFIYLFKVSFDKTLSIHFILTWFTWLWLHEYFSQTIENANFNIFYHLVKIRNSKFKAFWIEIWPQIKRKIIGFFFYAFESNLRWATILAQLGYLGIGILTNPQQEPIEFNQILIPLLILVIFLVIVEIISQNINKLFFESKTINEINHKKYKDKKIIKRFFGWLLIISALVICGFGIASLVGQKFYASEVSNYFKQMFQANWSQVHLDLSQDGIFYILLQLGALVFVTWVLIYIISYFRILIMTKSLVGSKISTIIKYTNMFIRAMPVVTIFLLFSNLFNVYAAGFVVAFAIHGVTSLSRNLAQATNAISTEKIYELKKMNYSNFWIYRHYIRPLVRLDFITLGSFQIEKTIRNFITFGSLSSSLLGEQATLNKVKKISDIAPYLWIGMIIIAVVNLVAYLIRVKFTKQKWI, translated from the coding sequence ATGCATGCTACCAATGGACTTTTTAGAGAACAAATAAAAATTGATAATAATGCCACTTTGAAAAAAGGACCAATAAGGTCTTATTTAAAAGTGATTATTTGAATATTAATTATTGCTGCTTTTATAGGCTCAATTTTTATTATTAATTTTAGTTTTGCTAAAAATGGTTGGTCTTTATTTTTTAAAAATTGAAAAGATTTTTTTAGTCCTAGTTCTTTTAGTAATTTATATAAAGAAAATTTATTTTTAATATCAATTAAATTTCTTTGAAATAGTGTTAAAATAGTTTTTTTAAGCACAACCTTGGGTTTGTTTTTTGCTTTTATAACTTCTTATTTTGCAAATTATAAAACTAATTCAAAATACATTGCAATACCAGTAAAAATTTTAGTTATATTTCTAAGAATATTTCCTGAATTATTTTTTATATATTTATTTAAAGTGTCTTTTGATAAAACTCTAAGTATTCATTTTATTTTAACTTGATTTACATGATTATGATTACATGAATATTTTTCGCAAACAATTGAAAATGCAAATTTTAACATTTTTTATCATTTGGTTAAAATAAGAAATTCAAAATTTAAAGCTTTTTGAATTGAAATTTGGCCACAAATAAAAAGAAAAATTATAGGGTTCTTTTTTTATGCATTTGAATCTAATTTAAGATGAGCTACAATCTTAGCACAATTAGGGTATTTAGGTATAGGAATACTTACTAATCCACAACAAGAACCTATTGAATTTAATCAAATCCTGATACCTTTATTAATATTAGTTATATTTTTGGTAATAGTGGAAATTATAAGTCAAAATATTAATAAACTATTTTTTGAATCTAAAACTATTAATGAAATAAATCATAAAAAATACAAAGACAAAAAAATAATTAAACGTTTTTTTGGATGATTATTAATTATTAGCGCTTTAGTTATTTGTGGTTTTGGCATAGCAAGTTTAGTTGGACAAAAATTTTATGCTTCTGAAGTATCAAATTATTTTAAACAAATGTTTCAAGCTAATTGATCTCAAGTTCATTTAGATTTAAGCCAAGATGGTATCTTTTATATATTATTGCAATTGGGCGCTTTAGTTTTTGTTACTTGAGTATTGATATATATTATTTCATATTTTAGAATACTAATAATGACAAAATCTTTAGTTGGTTCTAAAATTAGTACAATTATAAAATATACAAATATGTTTATTAGGGCCATGCCTGTTGTGACAATTTTTCTTTTATTTTCAAATTTATTTAACGTATATGCAGCCGGGTTTGTTGTTGCCTTTGCTATACATGGTGTAACATCGTTGTCACGAAATTTAGCTCAGGCTACTAATGCAATTAGTACTGAAAAAATATATGAATTAAAAAAAATGAATTATAGTAATTTTTGAATTTATCGTCATTATATTAGACCTTTAGTTAGATTAGATTTTATAACATTGGGTAGTTTTCAAATAGAGAAAACAATACGTAATTTTATAACTTTCGGTTCATTGTCTTCTTCACTTCTGGGTGAACAAGCGACATTAAATAAGGTAAAAAAAATTTCTGATATAGCTCCTTATTTATGAATAGGTATGATAATAATCGCAGTAGTTAATTTAGTCGCTTATTTAATTAGAGTTAAATTTACTAAACAAAAATGAATATAA